Proteins encoded by one window of Dokdonella sp.:
- a CDS encoding Sua5/YciO/YrdC/YwlC family protein: protein MTDTDDIPTAAAALRRGGVVAWPTEAVFGLGCDPSNRVAVARLFALKQRPPTQGMLLVGGEFAQIVPYIDPATPREALERALASWPGPQTWVFPRAPGVPEWIAGDHPGIALRVTAHPTAAALCAAFGGALVSTSANRHGEAPARCAEAVRLAFGYDIDALVDGALGGLERPTPIRDAISGALLRR from the coding sequence ATGACCGATACCGACGACATCCCCACCGCGGCCGCGGCATTGCGTCGAGGGGGTGTCGTTGCCTGGCCCACCGAAGCCGTGTTCGGCCTTGGCTGCGATCCAAGCAACCGGGTCGCGGTCGCCCGGCTGTTCGCGCTCAAGCAACGGCCACCGACGCAAGGGATGTTGCTGGTTGGTGGGGAGTTCGCCCAGATCGTCCCGTACATCGATCCCGCCACGCCGCGCGAAGCGCTCGAACGCGCGCTGGCGAGCTGGCCCGGCCCACAGACCTGGGTCTTCCCGCGCGCACCCGGTGTGCCGGAATGGATCGCGGGCGACCATCCCGGCATCGCCCTGCGAGTGACCGCGCATCCGACTGCCGCCGCGTTGTGCGCCGCCTTCGGCGGCGCCCTCGTCTCGACCAGCGCGAACCGCCACGGCGAAGCCCCGGCCCGCTGCGCCGAAGCGGTGCGTCTGGCCTTCGGGTACGACATCGATGCCCTCGTCGACGGCGCACTCGGAGGACTTGAGCGACCCACGCCGATCCGCGACGCTATCAGTGGTGCGTTGTTGCGACGCTAA